The proteins below are encoded in one region of Mesoplasma melaleucae:
- the rplQ gene encoding 50S ribosomal protein L17, whose amino-acid sequence MSYIQKRGKNTAWRNFLMRNLTSELIVSERLEITETRAKELRKHLDKMITLAKRGDLHARRQAASWLRNIEASSKEDVLQKLFTTIAKKYKDRDGGYTRILKLDNRKGDNAPMVIIELV is encoded by the coding sequence ATGTCATATATTCAAAAACGTGGTAAGAACACAGCATGAAGAAATTTTTTAATGCGTAACTTAACAAGTGAATTAATTGTTTCAGAACGTTTAGAAATTACTGAAACAAGAGCTAAAGAATTAAGAAAGCATTTAGATAAAATGATTACTTTAGCTAAACGTGGTGATTTACACGCTAGACGTCAAGCTGCTTCATGATTAAGAAATATTGAAGCTAGTTCAAAAGAAGATGTTCTACAAAAATTATTTACAACTATCGCTAAAAAATATAAAGATAGAGATGGTGGATACACACGTATCTTAAAATTAGATAACCGTAAAGGTGA